A single Brevundimonas sp. M20 DNA region contains:
- the nudC gene encoding NAD(+) diphosphatase: MPLSIQNTFAGNPLDRAGDRRNDPAWLAEQEANPEALALVMWQGRPLVEDHADGPRLQWLSLGHARDVVPDREVFLGLWKEAPVFAIEVEGPVDPAAGPLQGLGAFMDMREAAGVLSAADAAMAGLAKSLFDWRARHGFCAACGHASDTASGGWKRICPACKTEHFPRVDPVTIMLVIHKGGTEDRCLLGRQAAWPEGRMSALAGFLEPGESIEEGCAREIAEEAGLTATKVRYHSSQPWPFPSQLMIGLFAEVDSDDARPDQTELEAVAWLTRAEAAEVLAGTHPTIKAPPRVAIARTLIQAWVDGFDV, from the coding sequence ATGCCCCTTTCGATCCAGAACACGTTCGCAGGCAATCCGCTCGACCGGGCGGGGGACAGACGAAACGACCCGGCCTGGCTGGCCGAGCAGGAGGCCAATCCGGAAGCACTGGCGCTGGTGATGTGGCAGGGCAGGCCGCTGGTCGAGGACCATGCGGACGGGCCGCGCCTGCAATGGCTGTCGCTGGGCCACGCCCGCGACGTCGTGCCGGACCGGGAAGTCTTTCTGGGCCTGTGGAAGGAGGCTCCGGTCTTCGCCATTGAAGTCGAAGGACCGGTCGATCCGGCGGCGGGACCGCTGCAGGGGCTGGGCGCCTTCATGGACATGCGCGAGGCGGCGGGCGTGCTGTCCGCCGCGGACGCCGCCATGGCGGGACTGGCCAAGAGCCTGTTCGACTGGCGCGCGCGACATGGCTTCTGCGCCGCCTGCGGCCACGCCAGCGACACGGCTTCGGGCGGCTGGAAGCGCATCTGCCCGGCCTGCAAGACCGAGCATTTCCCGCGCGTGGACCCGGTCACCATCATGCTGGTCATTCATAAAGGCGGGACCGAAGACCGCTGCCTGCTGGGCCGTCAGGCGGCCTGGCCTGAGGGCCGGATGTCCGCGCTGGCGGGCTTCCTTGAACCGGGCGAGAGCATCGAGGAAGGCTGCGCCCGCGAGATCGCGGAAGAGGCGGGCCTGACGGCGACGAAGGTTCGCTACCACTCCAGCCAGCCCTGGCCCTTCCCGTCCCAGCTGATGATCGGCCTGTTCGCCGAGGTGGACAGCGACGACGCCCGCCCGGACCAGACGGAGCTGGAGGCGGTGGCGTGGCTGACGCGGGCGGAAGCCGCCGAGGTGCTGGCGGGGACGCACCCGACCATCAAGGCGCCGCCGCGAGTCGCCATCGCCCGCACGCTGATTCAGGCGTGGGTGGATGGGTTTGATGTCTGA
- a CDS encoding four helix bundle protein — protein sequence MAQSHRELAVWQKGLDLACLVYELTRQMPKEEMYRMSGQIVRCSASIPANLAEGNARSTRRDYAHFVSIARGSAAELETFLLIIKRLGLAPAGTVDDLLSRTEEVGRMLTGLRTKLAPNP from the coding sequence ATGGCGCAATCGCATCGAGAGCTTGCGGTCTGGCAAAAGGGGCTCGACCTCGCATGTCTGGTTTACGAACTGACCCGCCAGATGCCGAAAGAAGAGATGTATCGGATGTCCGGACAAATCGTCCGATGCTCAGCGTCCATCCCTGCCAATCTGGCAGAGGGCAACGCCCGGAGCACACGACGCGATTACGCGCATTTCGTCAGCATCGCGCGAGGGTCAGCAGCCGAACTCGAGACGTTCCTGCTGATCATCAAGCGCCTCGGCCTCGCACCCGCCGGCACTGTCGATGATCTTCTTTCGCGGACCGAGGAAGTTGGGCGAATGCTGACCGGTCTCAGAACCAAGCTCGCACCTAATCCCTAA
- a CDS encoding 3-deoxy-manno-octulosonate cytidylyltransferase encodes MNPLIMIPARMAATRLPNKPLADIGGKPMIVRAYEQAALSGLQVAVAAGDQEIVDAIEAIGGVAVLTDPDLPSGSDRIRAALEAIDPDGDFDAVINLQGDMPFADPGLATACAALLHGQPECDIATLVAPEADLSDRSNPDVVKAVLALSEGERHGRALYFTRSTLYGDAPVWRHIGLYGYRREALLKFCAAPPSPLEKREKLEQLRALEMGLQIWAAVIDEAPLSVDNPADLEAAREQAVRD; translated from the coding sequence ATGAATCCGCTGATAATGATTCCCGCTCGCATGGCGGCGACCCGTCTGCCCAACAAGCCGCTGGCCGATATCGGGGGCAAGCCGATGATCGTGCGGGCCTATGAACAGGCCGCCCTGTCGGGACTTCAGGTCGCCGTGGCGGCGGGCGATCAGGAGATCGTGGACGCCATCGAGGCCATCGGCGGCGTCGCCGTCCTGACCGATCCGGACCTGCCGTCGGGCTCGGACCGTATCCGCGCCGCGCTGGAGGCCATCGACCCGGACGGCGACTTCGATGCGGTGATCAATCTGCAAGGCGACATGCCGTTCGCCGACCCCGGCCTCGCCACCGCCTGCGCCGCCCTGCTGCACGGTCAGCCGGAGTGCGACATCGCGACCCTGGTGGCGCCGGAGGCCGATCTGTCCGACCGCTCCAACCCCGATGTGGTCAAGGCCGTGCTGGCCCTGTCCGAGGGCGAGCGCCATGGCCGCGCCCTCTATTTCACCCGCTCGACCCTGTACGGCGACGCCCCCGTTTGGCGGCATATCGGCCTGTACGGCTACCGCCGTGAGGCCCTGCTGAAATTCTGCGCCGCCCCGCCGTCGCCGCTGGAGAAGCGCGAAAAGCTGGAACAGCTCCGCGCGCTCGAAATGGGCCTGCAAATCTGGGCCGCCGTCATCGACGAGGCGCCCCTGTCGGTCGACAATCCGGCGGATCTGGAGGCGGCGCGGGAACAGGCGGTAAGGGATTAG
- a CDS encoding cytochrome c family protein, which translates to MSGDLKWNKIFGAALAVGLVIVGVQQVTGAIYHTEAPEKMGYFVDAPEEAAGGAEEVVLPPDWGTVLPAADLAKGEAAFARCQACHNIASGGPDGIGPNLYGVVGGPVMHRAGFAYSDAMSAHKAEAPTWGYDQLDQFITAPARYVPGTKMSFAGIRDQQTRIDLIAWLRSQGSGGFAIPAPDPARQPGAAAPAEGAAPAEGAAATEATAPAAEGAAPATTQATPAAPPAATSAPTGG; encoded by the coding sequence ATGAGCGGCGATCTGAAGTGGAACAAGATTTTCGGCGCCGCTCTGGCGGTGGGCCTGGTCATCGTCGGCGTGCAGCAGGTGACCGGCGCGATCTACCACACCGAGGCCCCTGAAAAGATGGGCTACTTCGTTGACGCGCCGGAAGAAGCCGCCGGCGGCGCCGAGGAAGTGGTGCTGCCGCCGGATTGGGGCACTGTCCTGCCGGCCGCCGATCTGGCCAAGGGCGAAGCGGCCTTCGCGCGCTGCCAGGCCTGTCACAACATCGCCTCCGGCGGCCCGGACGGGATTGGTCCGAACCTCTACGGCGTCGTCGGCGGCCCGGTCATGCACCGCGCGGGCTTCGCCTATTCGGACGCCATGAGCGCTCACAAGGCCGAGGCGCCGACCTGGGGCTACGACCAGCTCGACCAGTTCATCACCGCTCCGGCCCGTTACGTGCCGGGCACCAAGATGTCGTTCGCCGGTATTCGCGACCAGCAGACCCGTATCGACCTGATCGCCTGGCTGCGCTCGCAAGGCTCGGGCGGCTTCGCCATCCCGGCGCCGGATCCCGCGCGCCAGCCGGGCGCCGCCGCTCCGGCGGAAGGCGCGGCTCCGGCCGAAGGCGCCGCCGCCACGGAAGCGACGGCTCCGGCCGCTGAAGGCGCCGCTCCGGCGACCACGCAGGCGACCCCGGCGGCCCCGCCCGCCGCGACCAGCGCTCCGACCGGAGGCTGA
- a CDS encoding NlpC/P60 family protein, whose translation MTAAADILDPRTTLARPDLAEQALEGVVPAATYRATRPMRCAAPVADVSGETGARVDQLIFGEIFDVLDADGDRLWGRARRDGVVGWVARADLTEGAVLPTARVAAVDAALPLNALVIEGEDPGFQPVGDFENDPVAVAERLLGVPHVPGARTSRGTDCAGLVQQALYACGRAAPRYPDQQAELGVEVARAEARRGDLVVWLHDDLGPWNGHSAILLDADRVLHATGHHGAVVVEGLAEAEARYAADGFGTAVFRRL comes from the coding sequence TTGACCGCAGCCGCCGACATTCTGGACCCCCGCACGACGCTGGCCCGGCCCGATCTGGCCGAGCAGGCGCTTGAGGGCGTTGTCCCCGCCGCGACCTATCGCGCGACCCGGCCCATGCGCTGCGCCGCGCCGGTGGCCGACGTCAGCGGCGAAACCGGCGCGCGCGTCGATCAGCTGATCTTCGGTGAGATTTTCGACGTTCTGGACGCCGACGGCGACCGCCTGTGGGGCCGGGCGCGCCGCGACGGCGTGGTCGGCTGGGTCGCCCGCGCGGACCTTACCGAGGGCGCGGTCCTGCCGACCGCCCGTGTCGCCGCCGTCGACGCCGCCCTGCCGCTGAACGCCCTTGTGATCGAGGGCGAGGACCCCGGCTTCCAGCCCGTCGGCGACTTCGAAAACGATCCTGTCGCCGTGGCCGAGCGCTTGCTGGGCGTGCCCCATGTCCCCGGCGCCCGCACTTCGCGCGGGACCGATTGCGCCGGTCTGGTTCAGCAGGCCCTCTACGCCTGCGGTCGCGCCGCGCCCCGCTATCCGGACCAGCAGGCCGAACTGGGCGTTGAAGTCGCCCGCGCCGAGGCCCGCCGGGGCGATCTGGTCGTCTGGCTGCACGACGATCTGGGACCGTGGAACGGCCACTCCGCCATCCTGCTCGACGCCGACCGCGTCCTGCACGCCACCGGCCACCACGGCGCGGTGGTCGTCGAGGGATTGGCCGAAGCCGAGGCCCGCTATGCGGCGGACGGATTCGGGACGGCGGTGTTCAGAAGGCTGTAG
- a CDS encoding M17 family metallopeptidase, with protein sequence MSVLHPDLLTADAKGALPVRVVGRDAALSGAEAAWAAANDFTGKAGQLLLLPGADGALTGALFGAGERFDPLSARALSAKLPPGLWRLEGVEGEAASQAALAFALGAYRFDRYKTKPATGARLAVPGVEVQPLLDIAAACALTREMVDTPAADMGPLQIETIAREIAESAGATISVITGDALLDENYPSVHAVGRAAAPHRAPRVIEIGWNLEKTDLPLVALVGKGVVFDTGGLDLKPAAGMRNMKKDMGGSAHVLGLGRLVMQAKLPVRLVVLVAAVENAVSGDAFRPGDILNTRKGLTIEVGNTDAEGRLILADVLTRATEHNPDLTLDFATLTGAARMALGPELPPLYTDDEVLAADMLSAAKDVGDPLWRMPLWPGYKPALEAEIADLRNDPAAWAQAGSVTAALFLQKFAPETGAWAHMDIFAWNPRARPGWPEGGEAQGLRASFEMLRRRFG encoded by the coding sequence ATGTCCGTTCTTCATCCCGACCTCCTGACCGCCGACGCCAAGGGCGCGCTTCCGGTCCGCGTGGTGGGCAGGGATGCGGCCCTGTCGGGCGCCGAGGCCGCCTGGGCCGCCGCCAATGACTTCACCGGCAAGGCGGGCCAGTTGCTGCTGTTGCCCGGCGCGGACGGCGCCCTGACCGGCGCCCTGTTCGGCGCGGGCGAGCGCTTCGATCCGCTCAGCGCCCGCGCCCTGTCGGCCAAGCTGCCCCCGGGCCTGTGGCGTCTGGAGGGCGTCGAGGGCGAGGCGGCGTCGCAGGCGGCTCTGGCCTTCGCGCTCGGGGCCTATCGTTTCGACCGCTACAAGACGAAGCCCGCGACCGGCGCGCGACTGGCCGTCCCGGGCGTCGAGGTCCAGCCCCTGCTCGATATCGCCGCCGCCTGCGCCCTGACGCGCGAGATGGTCGACACCCCCGCCGCCGACATGGGGCCGCTGCAGATCGAGACCATCGCCCGCGAGATCGCCGAAAGCGCGGGCGCGACGATCTCGGTCATCACCGGCGACGCCCTGCTGGACGAGAACTACCCCTCGGTGCACGCCGTCGGTCGCGCCGCCGCCCCGCATCGCGCCCCGCGCGTCATCGAGATCGGCTGGAACCTCGAAAAGACCGACCTGCCGCTGGTCGCCCTCGTCGGCAAGGGCGTGGTCTTCGACACCGGCGGTCTGGACCTCAAGCCCGCGGCGGGCATGCGCAATATGAAGAAGGACATGGGCGGCTCGGCCCATGTGCTGGGCCTCGGTCGTCTGGTCATGCAGGCGAAGCTGCCGGTGCGTCTGGTCGTGCTGGTCGCGGCGGTCGAGAACGCGGTCTCCGGCGACGCCTTCCGCCCCGGCGACATCCTGAACACCCGCAAGGGCCTGACGATCGAGGTCGGCAACACCGACGCCGAGGGCCGTCTGATCCTCGCCGATGTCCTGACCCGCGCGACCGAGCACAATCCGGACCTGACGCTGGACTTCGCCACCCTGACCGGCGCCGCCCGCATGGCGCTGGGACCGGAGCTGCCGCCGCTTTATACGGATGACGAGGTGCTGGCCGCGGACATGCTCAGCGCCGCGAAGGATGTCGGCGACCCCCTGTGGCGTATGCCGCTGTGGCCCGGCTACAAGCCCGCGCTGGAAGCCGAGATCGCCGACCTGCGCAACGACCCCGCCGCCTGGGCGCAGGCCGGCTCGGTCACCGCCGCCCTCTTCCTGCAGAAGTTCGCGCCCGAAACCGGCGCCTGGGCCCACATGGACATCTTCGCCTGGAACCCCCGCGCCCGCCCCGGCTGGCCCGAAGGCGGTGAGGCTCAGGGCCTGCGGGCGTCGTTCGAGATGCTGCGCCGTCGCTTCGGGTGA
- a CDS encoding tetratricopeptide repeat protein — MSRTTARIATIALPGVLAGALFAALATPAPAQQQQSLLPPQPAAAPEAAAPRPAPTPASAEARTAADRADALTRSVFWTQEAEIAPNDPVAGVKAAQALRELGRYDQAADQAQRVLMVQPTNYDAMLEVGRGHIARGQAFYGIQALEQARDARPGDWRPWSLLGAAYEQVRRTEDARDAWAQALAISPENPDVLTNMAVSAMAKGDNAAAEPLLRRAAAQPGASLKVRLNLAMVLGLTGKMGEAEQILRRNLPPEQADSNLAWLQARLAGGSQQAAAAPGRTWTSLQGG, encoded by the coding sequence ATGTCGCGCACGACCGCCCGTATCGCAACCATTGCCCTACCTGGTGTCTTGGCCGGGGCCCTGTTCGCCGCGCTCGCCACGCCCGCGCCGGCGCAGCAACAGCAATCGTTGCTCCCGCCCCAGCCCGCCGCAGCGCCGGAGGCCGCCGCGCCGCGCCCCGCGCCGACGCCCGCCAGCGCCGAGGCCCGGACCGCCGCCGATCGCGCCGACGCCCTGACCCGCTCCGTGTTCTGGACGCAGGAAGCCGAAATCGCGCCCAACGACCCGGTCGCGGGCGTGAAGGCGGCGCAGGCCCTGCGTGAACTGGGTCGCTATGATCAGGCCGCCGATCAGGCCCAGCGCGTGCTGATGGTGCAGCCGACCAACTATGACGCCATGCTGGAGGTCGGTCGGGGTCACATCGCGCGCGGTCAGGCCTTTTACGGAATTCAGGCCCTGGAGCAGGCGCGGGACGCCCGGCCGGGCGACTGGCGGCCGTGGTCCCTGCTGGGCGCCGCCTATGAGCAGGTGCGCCGCACGGAAGACGCCCGGGACGCCTGGGCGCAGGCGCTGGCCATCTCGCCCGAGAACCCGGACGTGCTGACCAATATGGCGGTCTCGGCCATGGCCAAGGGCGACAACGCCGCCGCCGAGCCCCTGCTGCGCCGCGCGGCCGCCCAGCCGGGCGCCTCGCTGAAGGTGCGGCTGAACCTCGCCATGGTGCTGGGCCTGACCGGCAAGATGGGGGAGGCCGAACAGATCCTGCGCCGCAACCTGCCGCCCGAACAAGCCGACAGCAATCTGGCCTGGCTTCAGGCCCGCCTCGCCGGGGGCTCTCAACAGGCCGCCGCCGCGCCGGGACGCACCTGGACCTCGCTTCAAGGCGGCTGA
- a CDS encoding HAD-IA family hydrolase, with amino-acid sequence MASPPPVSPRLWQAFLFDMDGTLITSTAAAERVWGRWAERHGLDVAAFIPTIHGVRAADTIRKQNLPDIDLEAEVAWVERGEIEDLDGVVPIAGAIDFVKRLPPDRWAVVTSATVPLAEARLRAAGVTPPAVMITAEQVERGKPDPAGYLLAAERLGFDIADCLVFEDAEAGIRAGEAAGAGVVVITAAWTHPLTTDHPKLADYGDSALEVGTDGMRLEF; translated from the coding sequence ATGGCCTCCCCTCCCCCGGTTTCGCCCCGCCTCTGGCAGGCGTTCCTGTTCGACATGGACGGAACCCTGATCACCTCCACCGCCGCCGCGGAACGTGTGTGGGGCCGGTGGGCCGAGCGGCACGGGTTGGACGTTGCCGCCTTCATCCCGACCATTCACGGCGTCCGCGCCGCCGACACCATCCGCAAGCAGAACCTGCCGGACATCGACCTTGAGGCCGAGGTCGCCTGGGTCGAACGGGGCGAGATCGAGGATCTGGACGGCGTCGTGCCCATCGCGGGAGCCATCGACTTCGTGAAGCGCCTGCCGCCGGACCGCTGGGCCGTGGTGACATCGGCCACCGTGCCGCTGGCCGAGGCGCGGCTGAGGGCGGCGGGCGTGACGCCCCCCGCCGTGATGATCACGGCCGAACAGGTCGAGCGCGGCAAGCCGGACCCGGCGGGCTATCTGCTGGCGGCGGAACGGCTGGGCTTCGACATCGCCGACTGTCTGGTGTTCGAGGACGCCGAGGCGGGGATCAGGGCCGGCGAGGCCGCAGGCGCGGGCGTGGTGGTCATCACGGCGGCGTGGACGCATCCGCTGACGACGGATCACCCGAAGCTGGCCGACTATGGGGATTCAGCGCTGGAGGTCGGGACGGACGGGATGCGACTGGAATTTTGA
- a CDS encoding iron-sulfur cluster assembly scaffold protein, translated as MIDELYSARILTLAANLPHSGRLPAPEGTGERVAKLCGSKAVVDVTLDADGRIESFAQDVKACALGQAAAGVLGEAVIGATEPELAAARDAMLAMLKSGGEGPEGRFEGLRALKQVADYPARHASTMVAIEATLEAVTQALGRKTPDTRTRLAGAA; from the coding sequence ATGATCGACGAGCTTTACAGCGCGCGCATCCTGACGCTGGCGGCGAACCTGCCGCATAGCGGCCGACTGCCCGCGCCCGAAGGGACCGGCGAACGGGTCGCCAAGCTGTGCGGCTCCAAGGCCGTGGTCGATGTGACGCTGGACGCCGACGGCCGGATCGAAAGCTTCGCGCAGGATGTGAAGGCCTGCGCCCTCGGTCAGGCCGCCGCGGGCGTGCTGGGCGAGGCCGTGATCGGCGCGACGGAGCCGGAACTGGCCGCCGCGCGTGACGCCATGCTGGCCATGCTCAAGTCCGGCGGCGAAGGCCCCGAGGGTCGTTTCGAGGGCCTGCGCGCCCTGAAACAGGTCGCCGACTATCCGGCGCGCCACGCCTCCACCATGGTCGCCATCGAGGCGACGCTGGAGGCCGTCACCCAGGCCTTGGGCCGCAAGACCCCCGACACACGAACTAGGCTCGCCGGTGCGGCCTGA
- the yidD gene encoding membrane protein insertion efficiency factor YidD yields MALGDTLYEHGVRLAHRGYKVTLSPLIGQHCRFRPTCSDYGRDALIQHGPIRGGWLTIRRLCKCHPFSGMDWTYDPVPPPPEKTD; encoded by the coding sequence ATGGCCCTCGGCGATACCCTTTATGAACACGGCGTCCGCCTTGCCCATCGCGGGTACAAGGTGACGCTGTCGCCCCTGATCGGACAGCACTGCCGGTTTCGACCGACCTGCTCCGACTACGGCCGGGACGCGCTGATCCAGCACGGCCCGATCCGGGGGGGATGGCTCACCATCCGACGCCTCTGTAAATGCCATCCCTTCAGCGGCATGGACTGGACCTATGATCCGGTGCCGCCGCCGCCCGAAAAGACAGACTGA
- the thrS gene encoding threonine--tRNA ligase has protein sequence MIELKFPDGASRQYDDGATGRDVAASISPSLAKRAALVEINGQQWDLDRPLEGSGDFKLIMRDDPGALETIRHDAAHILAQAVQELFPGTQVTIGPAIEDGFYYDFFREEPFSTDDFAAIEKRMAEIVDRDEKLVREVWDRDEAVAMFEAKGEKFKAELIRDLPAGETITVYRTGGWADLCRGPHFPTTKFVGKAFKLTKVAGAYWRGDSKREQLQRIYATAWANQADLDAYLKRLEEAEKRDHRKVGKAMELFHMQEEGRGMVFWHPKGWVLWRVLEAYMRRRLDKAGYVEVKTPQVLDRKFWEQSGHWDKYRPNMFVCETVEGEELSLKPMNCPGHVQIFDQGQRSYRELPLRMAEFGACHRYEPSGSLHGLMRVRGFTQDDAHIFCREDQIVEETAEFIKLARSVHADLGMETAYISLGTRPENRAGTDEFWDKAEALMADAARAAGTEPVVTEGDGAFYAPKLDFIVKDAIGREWTCGTIQLDYVLPERLDATYIAEDGQKHRPVMLHRAILGSFERFIGIMIENYAGAFPLWLAPVQAVVATIVSDADDYAHEVVAKFRAAGLRTEIDLRNEKVGYKVREHSVAKVPVIAVVGKKEAEEGKVAIRRLGSQAQELVTVEEAIRILTDEATPPDLKRAG, from the coding sequence ATGATCGAACTCAAATTCCCCGACGGCGCCAGCCGACAATATGATGACGGCGCCACGGGCCGTGACGTCGCCGCCTCCATCTCGCCCTCGCTGGCCAAGCGGGCCGCGCTGGTCGAGATCAACGGCCAGCAATGGGACCTTGATCGTCCGCTCGAAGGCAGCGGCGACTTCAAGCTGATCATGCGCGACGATCCGGGCGCACTGGAGACCATTCGGCACGACGCCGCTCACATTCTGGCGCAGGCGGTGCAGGAGCTGTTCCCCGGCACCCAGGTGACCATCGGCCCGGCCATCGAGGACGGGTTCTATTACGACTTCTTCCGCGAGGAGCCCTTCTCGACGGACGACTTCGCCGCGATCGAGAAGCGGATGGCCGAGATCGTCGATCGCGACGAAAAGCTGGTGCGCGAGGTCTGGGACCGCGACGAGGCCGTGGCGATGTTCGAGGCCAAGGGCGAGAAGTTCAAGGCCGAGCTGATCCGCGACCTGCCCGCCGGCGAGACGATCACGGTCTATCGCACCGGCGGCTGGGCCGACCTGTGCCGCGGCCCCCACTTCCCGACGACGAAATTCGTCGGCAAGGCCTTCAAGCTGACCAAGGTCGCCGGGGCCTACTGGCGCGGCGACAGCAAGCGCGAGCAGCTGCAGCGCATCTATGCGACGGCCTGGGCCAACCAGGCCGATCTGGACGCCTATCTGAAGCGTCTGGAGGAGGCCGAGAAGCGCGACCACCGCAAGGTCGGCAAGGCCATGGAGCTCTTCCACATGCAGGAAGAGGGCCGGGGCATGGTCTTCTGGCACCCCAAGGGCTGGGTTCTGTGGCGCGTGCTGGAAGCCTATATGCGCCGCCGTCTGGACAAGGCCGGCTACGTCGAGGTGAAGACCCCGCAGGTGCTGGACCGCAAGTTCTGGGAACAGAGCGGCCACTGGGACAAGTACCGTCCCAACATGTTCGTCTGCGAGACGGTCGAGGGCGAGGAACTGAGCCTGAAGCCGATGAACTGCCCGGGCCACGTGCAGATCTTCGATCAGGGTCAGCGCTCATACCGTGAACTGCCGCTGCGCATGGCCGAGTTCGGCGCCTGCCACCGCTATGAACCGTCCGGTTCGCTGCACGGCCTGATGCGGGTGCGCGGCTTCACCCAGGACGACGCCCACATCTTCTGCCGCGAGGACCAGATCGTCGAGGAGACGGCCGAGTTCATCAAGCTGGCCCGTTCGGTCCACGCCGACCTGGGCATGGAGACGGCCTACATCAGCCTGGGCACCCGCCCCGAGAACCGCGCCGGCACGGACGAGTTCTGGGACAAGGCCGAGGCCCTGATGGCCGACGCCGCCCGCGCCGCCGGAACCGAGCCGGTCGTCACCGAGGGCGATGGCGCCTTCTACGCGCCCAAGCTGGACTTCATCGTCAAGGACGCCATCGGCCGCGAATGGACCTGCGGCACGATCCAGCTGGACTATGTCCTGCCGGAACGTCTGGACGCGACCTACATCGCCGAGGACGGCCAGAAGCACCGCCCGGTCATGCTGCACCGCGCGATCCTGGGCTCGTTCGAGCGCTTCATCGGCATCATGATCGAGAACTACGCCGGGGCCTTCCCGCTGTGGCTGGCGCCGGTTCAGGCCGTGGTGGCGACCATCGTGTCGGACGCCGACGACTACGCCCACGAGGTGGTGGCCAAGTTCAGGGCCGCCGGTCTGCGCACCGAGATCGACCTGCGCAACGAGAAGGTCGGCTACAAGGTGCGCGAGCACTCGGTCGCAAAGGTCCCGGTCATCGCCGTGGTCGGGAAGAAGGAGGCCGAGGAAGGCAAGGTCGCCATCCGCCGCCTCGGCTCGCAGGCCCAGGAACTGGTCACCGTCGAGGAAGCCATCCGCATCCTGACCGACGAAGCGACGCCGCCGGATCTGAAGCGGGCCGGGTGA